The genomic DNA TCGTTTGTCCTGTCCGTGAGCCTCCTTGCCACCACCCGAGTGCCGATCTTCGACCGGAGCCGAATCCTATGCACCGCAACTTGACGTTCACTACCTTCACCACTGCCGGTCTGCTGATGCTGGTGGCGCTGTCCCCGCCGGCGGACGCTGTCGACCTCGAGGCGTTCGAATTCAACGACCCCAACTTGACTGAGTTGACTGCCGCGGCGAACACGGCCAACCCGGGCAACAGCTGGGTCAGCTCTGAGACCAACGGCTTCTCGGACATGACGCCGTCGCGCGTCATTTCGGGTTCTTACCAGATTTTGAAGGAGCAGGGTGGCCTGGCGACCAACCACCTGCAGATCGACAACGTGACCAGCGGCTCGGTCTTCCTCGTGGCGCGGATGTCGGAGTGGGCGTTCCGCGAAGATTCGCCAGAAGAGGCAGAGGAAGAGGTCCGATTCGGTTTCCTCAATGACGATTCCGGGACGGGCGGCAGCACGATCACCGCCGAGATGATCATCCGCCGCGAGGCGTCCGGCGGCATCGAGCTGGCAGGCCGGGCCCTCGGCCCTGGGGCGACCGCGGTTAGCAACACGGCCCCACTCGCCACGGATCAGATGTCGCCGTTCACTGCGGTGCTCGCGGTGGACCTCGACTCGTCGACCTACAAGGTCTATTACAAGGACGGCTCAAATCCGTCCCAGGTGCTGGGGATTGGATCGATGTCGCCTTCGCGGGCGGCCAATTCCGTCCGACTGGCTGCAAATAACTTTTTCGCGAACGGGAACCTGGTAGGTATCGGGCCCTCGGACATCATCGAGGAGGAGTTCAATATTGACCGCCTCGCGTTGGCGACCACCAACCCGCTAACCGATCTGCTGACGGTCAGCATCAACCGCGCCACCGGCGCGATGACGCTGGTTAACAGCACCGGCCAGGCGTTGCCGACGCTGCTGTCGTACTCGATTGAGTCGGCTGCCGGTGCGCTCGACGCGAGCGGCTGGAAGGCGGTCGCCGGCAATTACGACAGCGCCGGCAATGGCAGTGTCGACATCGACGGGACCTGGAGTGTCGACACGACCACCGCCTACGTCCTTTCCGAGTCGGCCAACACGGCCAGCGGAGGAGCCCTCGCAGCCGGCCAGAGCGTCGTGCTCAACCAAACCGGCGACAGCGTATGGCTGCAGTCGCCGATCGAAGACATCGCGGTGACCCTCACCTTCGCAGGCGGCGTCAGCCGCACGGCGGACGTCATGTTCATGGGCAATGGCGGCAGCCGATTTGCTCTGGGAGACCTCAACTTTGATGGGCAGGTAACCGCCGCCGACTGGAGCACCCTGATCATGTTCAACGAGACCGACCTGACCAGCCTGTCGCAGGTCGAGGCGTACCGTCGGGGCGACCTCGACGCCGACGGCGTCAACAGCATCCTGGACATCGGCGCCTTCAAGTCCGCCTACGACACCGCCAACGGCTCCGGCGCATTCGCCGCGATGATCGCCGGCGTCCCGGAACCAGCCGCCACGCTGCTCGCAATCGGGGCGTTAACGCCACTCGCCCTGAGACGCCGAACGGCGTCGCTGCTGGTGCTGCTGACGCTCGCCCTCGCCGGCCGCGGTGTCCAGGCCGGGATCCTCGAAGACTTCACCTTCAACGAGGTCGACGGCACGGCCCTCAATGAGGCGACCAACCTGATCAACCCGGACAACACCTGGACCGAAAACACGACCGACCTGACGCCCACAGCGGTCCTCGACAACAAGCTGCGGGTCACCAAGTTGAACGACTCGCTGGCTAGTAACTACCTGGACATTTCGAATGTCACGTCGGGCAAAGTTTGGCTCGTGGCCGAGATCTCCGGCTGGCACTTCTCATCGATTGTCGGACCGACGGAGTTCGACTCTGGCGAACTTGAAGAGTTCCGCTTCGACTTCCTCGACAACGACGACAACTCCGGCAGCACCATCACTGCCGAGATGGAGATCGAGCGCAAGGCTGACGGCAGTATTGTGCTGCAGGGGCAGGCGCTCGGCGGCGGCAGCACCGTGTCGGGCACGACGCTGGGACTGTCGCGGTCGACGCCGTTCACGATGGTCCTGGAATACGACGCAACGGCCAATGCCTACGAGATTTTCGGCAAGGACGGCGCCGGCTCGTTCGAGAGCTACGGCGCCGGCACAACCTCCGCCACCCGCGACGCCAACAGTGTCCGGTTCGCGGTTAACAACAGCATGGGCGGGACCGGCGAGTTCTTCGACCTCGACCGGATCTACGTCACCGACGAGTCGCCGATTGTCGACGTCCTCGACCCGCTGACGCTGCGGGTCAACACCACCACCGGTCAGATGTGGATCGTCAACAATTCAACCGCGGCGTACGCGTTCGATTCCTATCGGGTCAGCAGCGACACCGACGCCCTGCTGTCCGCCGACGCCAAGTGGTCGAGCCTGAGCGACCAGGGCGTCGACTCCGTCGACGGCGACGACGCCGACTCGATTGTTGGAAATGGCATTGGCGAGACCTGGGACGAGGCGGGCGGGGCCGGTCCTGGCGTGCTGGCCGAGTCGTTCCTGTTCGGCAGCTCTGAACTGTCGCCCAGCGAGATGCTGTCGCTCGGCCGTCCGATTGCGCCCGGCGTGTCGACCGGCCTGGAGTTCACCTACCGCCGCGCCGACACAGGCGCGCTGCAGACGGGCCTGCTAGAGTTTGTCACCGGCGGCGGACTGCAGGGGGATTTCAACAACGACGGCGTTGTTGACGCGGCCGACTACACGCTGTGGCGCGACAACGAGGGCGACCCGGACGAGTCGGCCATCGGCAACAACGGCGACGGGGGCGGCATCGGCCCAGGCGACTACCTCGTCTGGAAGAACAACTACGGCGCCGCGGCGTCCTCGGCGTCGGTCGCCGAGCAGGCGCCGGAGCCGGGGTGCCTGGTCCTCGCCGGGCTGGCGGGCGGCGTCCTCGCCCGCCAAAGGCGCGTCGCTCGACGCTGAGTCGGTCAGAGCTCGCTAGGGTAGACGAGCGGAGCGTCTGCGTCCCGCGGCAGCAGGCGAATATCAACCGAGTCGGGCAGCTCGAGTTCGGACGCGTCGGCATCGAGCGGGTTGTTGTCGGGAACGGGCAGCGGCTCGGCGTCCGAGTCTTGCTCTCCCGTGTCGTCGGCGTCAAGAGAGCCGGTTGTCGTGACCGCGGAGGATGGCCGCATCGGCCAGCCGCCGCCGAGCGACCGGTAGATCTCGATCAGGTTCTGCGCGACTTGCCCCTTGGCCACCGCCGCCGACTCCTCCTGTTGAGTCTTGAAGTTTTGAACGTTGAACACGCGGTTGTAGTCGACCTGCCCCTCCTCGAGCGAGAAGAGAATCAGCTGGTTGGTCTCGTCGGCGGCCTTGGCGGCTTGAAGCTGGAAGTCGAGCCGCTCCTGCGAACGGAGGAACAGGTTGATGGCGTTCTCGGCCTCGAGGTTCGCCAGGAGCACCGATTGGCGGTACGCCGCCAGCAGCTGGAGGAACCGGGCCTCCTGTACGCCAACGTTGTTGACGATCCGGCCGTAGTTCAGCAGGTCCCACCGGAACGACGGGCCGATCGACGCGAAGAACGCGCCCTCGGTGAACAGCTGGTCGATCCGCCGGGAGCTCACTCCCGCGTTGCCGGATAGTGTGATGTGCGGGTAGAGGTCGGACTCGGCGATACCGATCAGCTCGCTCTGGGCGGCAAGCTGCCGTTCGGCGCGGCGGACATCGGGGCGGCGGAGCAGGGTCTGCGCGGGGATGCCGACGGCGATCTGTTGGGGCACGTCGGGGATCTCGCCCTTGCCCAGTAGCTCGGTGAGGTCCTCGGGCGGCACGCCTAGCAGCACGCAGAGCTGATTCTGCGATAGCCGCAGAGCCGACTCGAGCTGCGGCACGAACGACTGGGTCTGCGCGACGCTGCTCTTGGCCTGCTGCACGTCAATCTGGCTGACGTCTTGTTCTTCGAAGCGCGCCTCGACTATGTCGTAGGTCCGCTGCTGGTTGTCCACGTTGCGTCGGACCAGCTCCAGTCGGGCCTGGGTGGTGCGGATGTCGACGTAGGTTGCCGCGACGTCGGCGATCAGCGTCACCGCAACATCGCCGTAGTCGTAGATTGACGCGTCCAGGTCGGCGTCGGCGGCGGTGATGGCGCGGCGGTAGCGGCCCCAGAAGTCGAGCTCCCAGGCGAGACTGAACGAGTCGCTCCAGTTGCTGAACCGGCTGCCCGGGCCCGTGCCGGTCGACTTGTTGTACGAGTAGCTGCCCGACAGCGACTGCTGCTGCGGGAAGTATTGGCCGACCGCGATCGCCCGCAGGCGGCGGGCCTCCAGCACGCGGGCGCCCGCCTCGCGGAGCGTAAGATTCTGGCTGTAGGCCTCGGCGATCAGATTGTTGAGCACCGGGTCGTTGAACGTGGTCCACCAGGCGGCGAGCTCGGCCGGGTCGTGGAGCACCCGCTTGTCGTCGGCGTCGATCCAGTCGGGGGCGACCTCCACACAAGGCGTGCAGTACTCCGGTCCAACCTTGCAGTGGTTGGCCCAGTACTGTCGTGGGCTGGTGCAGCCCGCCAGCGAGACGCAGGCCGCCAGGCGGAGCACAATCGAGCACTGCCTGACGAGGGGAGTGGGTCGGGTTTTCTCTCGGCTGTTCAACGGGCGCCCTTGGTCTATAAATCCGGCAAGCGGTGGCGAGGCCGTTCTCGCGTAGCGCTCGGCATCTCCCGTAGCATCGGCGTTAGCGGTGCAACCAGTGCGACCGGACCTGGGCGGCTTCTGGTCCTCGGCGGGTCGGCGGCCCGTTCCACCGTCAAAATCGCTACAGCTTTCGGTTGGAGCCCTGGGTTCTGGCCCCGGGCTCTTGGGTCGGCGGGCCTAGCTGCGGGAAAACGTCGAAGAAAAGTGCAGCTTTTCGCCCGGATTTCCGAGGCCGCCGGGCGGCTTTGGGGTTGGGATACTGGCTACAATGGCAGGTCTGACACGACGGGCGTGCTGGAGTTAATGCGGTCCGAAGAGCAAGAATGCCAACTTCTAGTGAAAAATCAGGGCGCCTGGCCGGGGTCCTCCTGCGTAGTCTGTTGCCGCTCGCCATCCTGGCGGGCGGCTGGTTTGGGTATGTGCGGCTATCGGTTGAAACGGTCAAAGAGCAGCCCGAGGCCGAGGAGAAGCGGACCCTCCGCACCCGCGTGGCGTCGGTGGAGCCTACCAGCTACCCGATCGCGGTCGAAACCAACGCGGTCGTGCAGTCGCACAACCAGGTGGTGCTGGCTGCAGAGGTCGCCGGGGCGGTTACGCGAGTGAGCCCCAAATTCGAGGTGGGCGCCTACTTCTCAGAGGGCGATATCTTGGTGGAGATCGATCCCCGGAACTACGCCTCGGCGCGGGCCATCGCCAAGAGTCGGCTCCAGGCGGCCAAGTCCGCGCTGGATCTCGCCAAACTCGACGAGAAGCGGAAGCTGCGACTGATAGAACGCAACGCCGTGTCGGGCGCCGAGGTGGACGTCGCCTCCGCCACCCGCGAGCAGGCCGAGGCCGACGTCGAGCTCGCGCAGGCGGAGCTCGAGCGGACGGAGCTCGATCTGAAACGAACCAAGGTGGCCGCGCCGTTCGACGGGCGTGTGCGAACCAAGAACATCGGACTGGGGCAGATGGCCAACGCCAACACCCCGCTCGGCGAGATCTTCGCAATCGACTTCGCCGAGGTGCGCCTGCCGATCTCCGCCCAGCAGCGGCGGTTTCTCGAGCTTCCTGAGGTCGAGGGTGACCCCGCGGTGAGGGTGGTGCTGCGGGACGCCATCAGCCGGTCTGTCGAGACAACCTGGCCGGCCCGGATCGTGCGTACCGAGGGGGTTCTGGACGCGGACTCGCGGGACATGTTCGCGATAGCGCGGGTCGACGACCCGTTCGGCCTGGAGTCGGGCCTGCCGCCGCTGCGGATTGGTCAGCCGGTGGTCGCGTCGATCGACGGGGTCGTGCTGCGGGACGTAGTAGCGCTGCCGCGTGCGGCCGTGCGGCAACTCGACAAGATTGTGCTGGTCAAGCAAGACGGGCAGACGCTGCTGCCGATGACGATCGAGCCCGTGTGGTCCGACGCCCAGCACGTTGTGGTGACGGCGTCGGCGATCCCCGACGGCACCTGGTTGGCCACCACTCCCATGATTTACACGCCGGAAGGGACGGTCGTCGAGGTGATCGAGGACCAGGCGTCGCCGATGGCGGTGGCCGAGTCTTGCTCGCCGGCCAAAGAAGAGCGGTCGACCAACTAAAGCAAGATGATCCGCTGGTTCACAAATAACGGCATCGCGGCCAACTTCTTGATGCTCGCCATCTTGGTCGCTGGCGTGTACACCGCCGCATTTGAAATCCCACTGGAGGTCTCGCCGGAGCGGAACTTCGAGTCGGTCATCATCGAGATGAACTACCGCGGCGGGACCGCCAAGGACATCGAGCGGGCGATCCTCATCCCGATTGAGGAGGCCCTAGAAGGCGTCGATGGAATCCGCGAGATGAACGCTGATGGCTCGAATGGCAGGGCCTGGTTCTTCCTCAACGCCGAGCCGGGCGCCGACCTGCGGGCGCTGATGGACGACGTCACTGCTCGGATCGACACCATCACCACCTTTCCCGACGAGACCGAACGCCCCCGGGTGTTCATCCCGGACTCGTCCAACTGGTGGGAGGTGCTGACGGTGGCGGTCACCGGTGAGCTGGGCCCGCGCGAGCTGCGCGAGGTTGCCCGCCGGGTGCAGGAGGACCTGCTTGCCCTCCCCGGGGTCAGCCGCGCCAACTTGCAGGGAGACCGCCGGTACGAGATCTCGGTCGAGGCCGACACCGAGAGGCTGCTCTCCTACGGCCTCAGCTTCCAAGATCTGGCCGACGCGATTCGTGAGTTCTCGATCGACCTGCCGGCCGGTTCGATCGACAGCGCCAGCGGCACATTCATCGTTCGCACCCGCGGGCAGGCGTACTCCGAGCAAGAATTTAGCAAGGTGCCGATCCGGTCGGCTAATGGCTCGGACGTGCTGCTCGGAGAGGTCGCGACCGTCGTTGACGGTTTCGAAGAGGGCGAGAAGATCGTCGAGTTCAATGGGCAGCCTGCGCTCTATGTCGAAGTGATGCGGACCGGCAAGGAAAACGCGATTGATATTTCGAACAAGGTCAACGAGTACGTCCGCTCTGCCCGGTCGAGGTTTCCCGAAGGCATCAACCTGTACGTGTGGGACGACGAGTCGGTGTCGATCCGCGGGCGGCTCAACACGCTGATCCAGTCGCTCCTGCAGGGGAGCGTGCTGGTCATGCTGCTCCTGGGGCTGTTCCTCCGTCCGGCGCTCGCGTTCTGGATTGTCATCGGCATCCCGGTCGGCTTCGCCGGCGGTGTGCTGCTGATGCCTTGGTTTGGAGTCACCGCGAACGTCATGAGCCTGTTCGGGTTCATTATCGTCGTCGGCATCGTTGTCGACGACGCCATCGTGACCGGCGAGAACGTCTACCTGAAGATGAGCAACGGTGTGCCCCCGCTCGAGGCGGCGATCACCGGCACCGAGGAGGTCGCCACGCCGGTTACTTTCGGAGCGCTGACCACCATCGTGGCGTTCGTGCCACTGATGTTCTTCGAGGGCTCGTGGGGCGACTTTGCCAGCCAAGTGCCGCCGATCGTCGGCCCGGTGCTGATGTTCTCGCTGATCGAGTCGAAGCTGATCCTGCCGGCCCACCTCAAGCACCTGCGTCCCGTGCCAAGGGACAACTTTATCACGCGGTTCCAGTCGGGCGTCGCCCGGGGGCTGGAAGTGTTCATCGAGCGTTGCTACCAGCCAATCCTTGAAACAGCCGTGCGTCACCGGGCGTCGGTGGCGGCGGCGTTCGTGGCGGCAGCGTTGCTGATGACCGGGTACTGCGTGGGGGGGCGGATGGAGTTTATCTCGTTCCCGAGCGTCGATCGGGGCCGGATCTCTGCCTCGCTCGACATGCCCGACGACACCCCAATAGAGGTGACCAACCAGTACATCGGACGAGTCGAGCGCGCTCTGCTGGAGCTTAGTAGGGAGTACGTCGACCCCGGGACCGGCGAGTCGATGGTGCAGAACATCTCGAAGCTGGTCGGCGCCGCCAGGATCCACCGCGACTTCGACAAGTCGAGGGGCGCGATCGCATTCGAGGTGCTGCCCCCGTCGGCCCGCACCACTCCGGGACCCACGAACAGTGAGCTGGTCAACCGCTGGACCGAGCTGGTCGGGCCGATCCCTGAAGCGACCGAGTTCCGCGTCCGCTCCGACCCCAGCATCCGCAACGACCGGGACTTCGACAGCGAAAACCTGAACATCGAGCTCCGCGGGCCGATGTCCGACGAGAAGGCCAACGTCGCCCGCGAGATCCGCAAGATCCTGCAGCAGTACGAGGGCTTTAGCTCGACCTGGGCGAACATCAACATGGGGCAGGACGAGCTCGAGCTGACCATGAAGCCGATGGGGGCGGAGCTTGGGCTCACGCAGCAGCTGCTGGCCGAACAGATCCGCCAAGCGTTCTTCGGC from Posidoniimonas polymericola includes the following:
- a CDS encoding efflux RND transporter periplasmic adaptor subunit; amino-acid sequence: MPLAILAGGWFGYVRLSVETVKEQPEAEEKRTLRTRVASVEPTSYPIAVETNAVVQSHNQVVLAAEVAGAVTRVSPKFEVGAYFSEGDILVEIDPRNYASARAIAKSRLQAAKSALDLAKLDEKRKLRLIERNAVSGAEVDVASATREQAEADVELAQAELERTELDLKRTKVAAPFDGRVRTKNIGLGQMANANTPLGEIFAIDFAEVRLPISAQQRRFLELPEVEGDPAVRVVLRDAISRSVETTWPARIVRTEGVLDADSRDMFAIARVDDPFGLESGLPPLRIGQPVVASIDGVVLRDVVALPRAAVRQLDKIVLVKQDGQTLLPMTIEPVWSDAQHVVVTASAIPDGTWLATTPMIYTPEGTVVEVIEDQASPMAVAESCSPAKEERSTN
- a CDS encoding efflux RND transporter permease subunit, with amino-acid sequence MIRWFTNNGIAANFLMLAILVAGVYTAAFEIPLEVSPERNFESVIIEMNYRGGTAKDIERAILIPIEEALEGVDGIREMNADGSNGRAWFFLNAEPGADLRALMDDVTARIDTITTFPDETERPRVFIPDSSNWWEVLTVAVTGELGPRELREVARRVQEDLLALPGVSRANLQGDRRYEISVEADTERLLSYGLSFQDLADAIREFSIDLPAGSIDSASGTFIVRTRGQAYSEQEFSKVPIRSANGSDVLLGEVATVVDGFEEGEKIVEFNGQPALYVEVMRTGKENAIDISNKVNEYVRSARSRFPEGINLYVWDDESVSIRGRLNTLIQSLLQGSVLVMLLLGLFLRPALAFWIVIGIPVGFAGGVLLMPWFGVTANVMSLFGFIIVVGIVVDDAIVTGENVYLKMSNGVPPLEAAITGTEEVATPVTFGALTTIVAFVPLMFFEGSWGDFASQVPPIVGPVLMFSLIESKLILPAHLKHLRPVPRDNFITRFQSGVARGLEVFIERCYQPILETAVRHRASVAAAFVAAALLMTGYCVGGRMEFISFPSVDRGRISASLDMPDDTPIEVTNQYIGRVERALLELSREYVDPGTGESMVQNISKLVGAARIHRDFDKSRGAIAFEVLPPSARTTPGPTNSELVNRWTELVGPIPEATEFRVRSDPSIRNDRDFDSENLNIELRGPMSDEKANVAREIRKILQQYEGFSSTWANINMGQDELELTMKPMGAELGLTQQLLAEQIRQAFFGEEAQRVQRGVDDIRVMVRLPRRQRESLHTLDELRVRTPRGASVPLSTVAEVSFTKAPSSVQRKGGAEILRIGAQPAGEAVDVLGIAAEINPQIEKLCYPYGYTFQYVGYVAEASAARRQTILGALVLAFVLYGLLAIALKSLGQPLIVMIAVPFAIIGALLGHIALGITPSYLSVFGMLALAGVSVNDTLVMVDYVNQRLAQGESLRQAALQAGARRFRPIMLTSVTTFVGLVPLMLDDSVQAQFLIPMAVSLAFGVVFATLVSLLLIPCTLLLTEDCLLKLAAAKRWYVRPFASDSNLADRELSSGH
- a CDS encoding efflux transporter outer membrane subunit, which produces MLRLAACVSLAGCTSPRQYWANHCKVGPEYCTPCVEVAPDWIDADDKRVLHDPAELAAWWTTFNDPVLNNLIAEAYSQNLTLREAGARVLEARRLRAIAVGQYFPQQQSLSGSYSYNKSTGTGPGSRFSNWSDSFSLAWELDFWGRYRRAITAADADLDASIYDYGDVAVTLIADVAATYVDIRTTQARLELVRRNVDNQQRTYDIVEARFEEQDVSQIDVQQAKSSVAQTQSFVPQLESALRLSQNQLCVLLGVPPEDLTELLGKGEIPDVPQQIAVGIPAQTLLRRPDVRRAERQLAAQSELIGIAESDLYPHITLSGNAGVSSRRIDQLFTEGAFFASIGPSFRWDLLNYGRIVNNVGVQEARFLQLLAAYRQSVLLANLEAENAINLFLRSQERLDFQLQAAKAADETNQLILFSLEEGQVDYNRVFNVQNFKTQQEESAAVAKGQVAQNLIEIYRSLGGGWPMRPSSAVTTTGSLDADDTGEQDSDAEPLPVPDNNPLDADASELELPDSVDIRLLPRDADAPLVYPSEL